From the genome of Mycobacteriales bacterium, one region includes:
- a CDS encoding diguanylate cyclase has protein sequence MSRVLSSERDLVAVLSGLGARIHAGSRLADTLDAIANAVVEYLGFGVAAVNLRRPDGSFEVVAVAGSEEAARELLGTSMGKEEVFAEMSRADEWGTLRFIPHQRATTPRSNVWIPDLPISDDPDAWHPLDLLFAQLTAPGGELVGLLSVDVPDSGQLPDLIQRELLEALALQAGIAISSARLTEQVHAEREDLQREQARLAASEAAFRFSFDGSATGMALVSLNPAELGRFQRANDAFGRVLGYSSPELIQCPIDALIAAEDAGALRTALEQARDGALSDFRLECRFLRADDQQIWVCLTATVIDPGDARSRFLLIHSEDISDRRQREADLQHQASHDPLTGLPNRRLLLQRLDAAVSRAQRHGRTTTVLFCDLDGFKAVNDTFGHLVGDSVLQQAAGRLVEQVRSRDTVARLGGDEFVVLAEDLTPESAKMLSARISEAFSRPFDVIGYSLGVSTGLEAITASTPSGLAVLRAADEAMYRVKSSERSAGDQANPCA, from the coding sequence ATGAGCCGCGTCCTGTCCTCCGAGCGCGACCTGGTCGCCGTGCTGTCGGGGCTGGGCGCGCGGATCCACGCGGGCTCGCGCCTGGCGGACACCCTGGATGCGATCGCGAACGCAGTGGTGGAGTACCTCGGCTTCGGCGTCGCGGCGGTCAACCTGCGGCGCCCGGACGGCTCGTTCGAGGTCGTCGCGGTGGCCGGCTCGGAGGAGGCCGCGCGCGAGCTGCTGGGCACCTCGATGGGCAAGGAAGAGGTCTTCGCCGAGATGTCGCGGGCGGACGAATGGGGAACCCTGCGCTTCATCCCGCACCAGCGGGCGACCACGCCGCGCTCGAACGTCTGGATCCCAGACCTGCCGATCAGCGACGACCCCGACGCCTGGCACCCGCTCGACCTGCTGTTCGCACAGCTCACCGCTCCGGGCGGCGAGCTGGTCGGCCTGTTGAGCGTCGACGTGCCCGACAGCGGTCAGCTCCCGGACCTGATCCAGCGAGAGCTGCTCGAGGCCCTCGCGCTGCAGGCCGGAATCGCGATCTCCAGCGCGCGGCTCACCGAGCAGGTACACGCCGAGCGCGAGGACCTGCAACGCGAGCAGGCCCGGCTGGCGGCAAGCGAGGCGGCGTTCCGCTTCTCCTTCGACGGCTCGGCGACCGGCATGGCGCTGGTCAGCCTCAACCCGGCCGAGCTCGGCCGGTTCCAGCGCGCGAACGACGCCTTCGGCCGGGTGCTCGGCTACTCCAGCCCGGAGCTGATCCAGTGCCCGATCGACGCGCTGATCGCGGCCGAGGATGCCGGCGCCCTGCGCACCGCGCTCGAACAGGCAAGGGACGGAGCCCTCAGCGACTTCCGCCTCGAGTGCCGATTCCTTCGGGCCGACGACCAGCAGATCTGGGTGTGCCTCACGGCCACCGTGATCGACCCCGGCGATGCGCGCTCGCGCTTCCTGCTCATCCACAGTGAGGACATCAGCGACCGGCGCCAGCGCGAGGCCGACCTGCAACACCAAGCCAGCCACGATCCGCTGACCGGCCTGCCGAATCGCCGGTTGCTGCTCCAGCGCCTGGACGCCGCCGTCTCACGCGCCCAGCGTCATGGGCGTACGACGACAGTGCTGTTCTGCGACCTGGACGGGTTCAAGGCGGTCAATGACACCTTCGGGCATCTGGTGGGTGACTCGGTACTCCAGCAGGCAGCCGGCCGGCTGGTCGAGCAGGTGCGCTCGAGAGACACCGTCGCTCGCCTCGGCGGCGACGAGTTCGTGGTGCTCGCCGAGGACCTCACCCCTGAGAGCGCGAAGATGCTCAGCGCGCGAATCTCGGAGGCCTTCTCGCGTCCGTTCGACGTGATCGGCTACTCACTCGGTGTCAGCACCGGGCTCGAGGCGATCACGGCGTCCACCCCGAGCGGGCTCGCGGTGCTGCGAGCCGCGGACGAGGCGATGTACCGGGTGAAGTCCTCCGAGCGCAGCGCCGGCGACCAGGCGAACCCCTGCGCGTAG